The following coding sequences are from one Lemur catta isolate mLemCat1 chromosome 16, mLemCat1.pri, whole genome shotgun sequence window:
- the ZFP2 gene encoding zinc finger protein 2 homolog, with protein sequence MEREGLWHSTLGETWEPDNWLEGQQKRQDRHLGQVAITHKETLNERRVCGGNEFERFSSQGSILDTQQSIRMAKRPHNWNSRGKDAQQNYELTKTQRMFVGKKIYECNECRKTFSQSSSLLKHHRIHTGEKPYKCNVCGKHFIERSSLTIHQRIHTGEKPYKCNECGKAFSQSMNLTVHQRTHTGEKPYQCKECGKAFRKNSSLIQHERIHTGEKPYKCNECGKAFTQSMNLTVHRRTHTGEKPYECNECGKAFSQSMHLIVHQRSHTGEKPYECSECGKAFSKSSTLTLHQRNHTGEKPYKCNKCGKSFSQSTYLIEHQRLHSGVKPFECNQCGKAFSKNSSLTQHRRIHTGEKPYECIVCGKHFTGRSSLTVHQVIHTGEKPYECNECGKAFSQSAYLIEHQRIHTGEKPYECDQCGKAFIKNSSLTVHQRTHTGEKPYQCNECGKAFSRSTNLTRHQRTHT encoded by the coding sequence ATGGAAAGGGAAGGTCTCTGGCATTCTACTTTAGGGGAAACCTGGGAGCCTGATAATTGGTTAGAGGGGcaacaaaaaagacaagacaGACATCTGGGCCAAGTGGCAATTACCCATAAGGAAACCCTCAATGAGAGGAGGGTATGTGGAGGTAATGAATTTGAAAGATTTTCCAGTCAGGGTTCAATCCTGGATACACAACAAAGCATTCGTATGGCAAAAAGGCCCCATAATTGGAATTCACGTGGAAAAGATGCCCAACAAAATTATGAGTTAACTAAAACTCAAAGAATGTTTGTAGGAAAGAAAATCTATGAATGTAATGAGTGCAGGAAAACCTTCAGCCAGAGCTCATCCCTTCTTAAGCACCACAGGAttcatactggggagaaaccctATAAGTGTAACGTGTGTGGGAAGCACTTCATTGAACGCTCCTCGCTTACTATAcatcaaagaattcatactggagagaaaccctacaaatgtaatgaatgtggaaaagccttcagtcAGAGCATGAATCTTACTGTTCATCAAAGAAcacatactggagagaaaccctatcaGTGTAAAGAGTGTGGAAAAGCCTTCCGTAAAAATTCATCTCTTATTCAACATGAAAggattcatactggagaaaaaccctacaaatgtaatgaatgtgggaaagcttttaCCCAAAGCATGAATTTGACAGTACACCGGAGAACACATACAGGAGAAAAACCCTATgagtgtaatgaatgtggaaaagccttcagtcAAAGCATGCATCTTATTGTACATCAGAGAAgccatactggagaaaaaccctatgaatgtagtgaatgtggaaaagcctttagtAAGAGCTCAACTCTTACCCTACATCAGCGAAatcacactggagaaaaaccctacaaatgtaacaAATGTGGGAAATCCTTTAGCCAAAGTACATACCTTATAGAACATCAGAGACTTCATTCTGGAGTAAAACCTTTTGAATGTAATCAGTGTGGAAAAGCTTTCAGTAAAAATTCATCTCTTACTCAACATcggagaattcatactggagaaaaaccttacGAGTGCATAGTATGTGGAAAACATTTCACTGGACGATCATCCCTTACTGTACATCAGGttattcacactggagagaaaccttatgaatgcaATGAATGTGGAAAGGCATTCAGCCAGAGTGCATACCTTATTGAGcatcaaagaattcatactggtgagaaaccgtATGAATGTGATCagtgtggaaaagccttcatTAAGAATTCATCCCTTACAGTACATCAGAGaactcacacaggagagaaaccctatcaatgtaatgaatgtggaaaagccttcagccGGAGTACAAACCTTACACGACATCAAAGGACTCATACATAA